In Amphiprion ocellaris isolate individual 3 ecotype Okinawa chromosome 3, ASM2253959v1, whole genome shotgun sequence, one genomic interval encodes:
- the cfap161 gene encoding cilia- and flagella-associated protein 161: MAHLRSHRSKVRIGNWLEDQHLEEDAVKEYLEKKEKGELATQKVDFLTENILRPVNLSVSNDGLLHFGDVVMLVNMGGENRECSAVGINADVSSVTKIPSPGIRVPCGVSAGRGIQACTRTAFIITSVDGSPEGATLLYEQSFALKTTSGFARGLYLTSDIKSFQKCAKKSRLQEVNLDDSCSFLSWWRTVHFDPQERLEHEGQPVHANKKVLITHCKTNQALAVLGDQVIWSMYGKEYEVTAHTFLDSHKAEQENNHWVLCTSDPAGDGLVLFNRPQSAADGKAPVQSGK; the protein is encoded by the exons ATGGCTCATTTGAGAAGCCATCGCTCTAAAGTGAGGATCGGAAACTGGCTTGAGGACCAGCACTTAGAAGAG GATGCAGTCAAAGAATATctggagaaaaaagagaaaggggAACTTGCTACCCAGAAAGTAGACTTCCTCACAGAGAACATTTTGAGACCg GTAAATCTCTCTGTGTCTAATGACGGTCTGTTGCACTTTGGAGATGTTGTGATGTTGGTGAACATGGGAGGGGAAAACAGGGAGTGCAGTGCAGTCGGTATCAATGCAGACGTCAGCAGTGTGACAAAGATCCCTTCGCCTGGCATTCGAGTCCCTTGTGGAGTAAGCGCAGGAAGAGGTATTCAGGCCTGCACACGCACTGCTTTCATCATTACAAG TGTGGATGGAAGTCCTGAAGGAGCCACTCTTCTTTATGAGCAAAGTTTTGCCCTTAAAACTACAAGTGGCTTTGCCAGGGGT CTTTACTTGACGAGCGACATAAAAAGTTTTCAAAAG TGTGCAAAGAAGTCTCGCCTCCAAGAAGTAAACCTCGATGACAGCTGTTCCTTTCTGTCCTGGTGGAGGACAGTGCACTTTGATCCCCAGGAGAGACTTGAACATGAGGGTCAGCCGGTTCAT GCTAATAAGAAGGTGCTGATAACACACTGCAAGACGAACCAGGCTCTGGCTGTTCTGGGAGATCAAGTCATTTG GTCCATGTATGGCAAAGAGTATGAGGTTACGGCTCACACCTTCTTGGACTCACACAAAGCTGAGCAGGAAAACAACCACTGGGTTCTGTGCACCTCTGACCCTGCAGGGGATGGACTTGTGCTCTTCAACCGCCCACAGTCAGCAGCTGATGGCAAGGCACCTGTACAAAGTGGGAAGTAA